Sequence from the Lysobacter solisilvae genome:
GACCGGTTGATGGCCGACCTGTACACCGCCACGCGGCTCGCCCTGCGGCGCGGGCTCGAGCATCCGGTGGCGGCCGAGGAGCGCGTCGCCGAGACGCGGCAGGCCGCGCACGCGATCCTGGCCTCGTTCGGCAGCGGCGACGAGGAAATCGACGCCCTGTTCGCGCGCATGCCGCGCGTGGGGTTCGAGCGCAGCCGCCCCGACCAGGTGGCCTGGCAGGCGGCCTCGTTGCGGGAGGTGGCGGTGGGGCAGGGCTGCATCCGCGCCCGGCCGCTCACCGGCTATACCGGCGCGCTGGAAGTGTTCGTGCATTCGCCCGACCGCGACGGCCTGTTCGCCGCGATCGTGGCGACGCTGGACCGCCTGGGGCTCACGATCCACCAGGCGCGCGTGCTGGACGGCCCGCTGGACATGGTGTTCGACAGCTTCGAGGTCGAACCCAGCGATGCCCGCCACGCCTGCAGCGCCGAGGACGTGGAGCGCCGGCTCAGCCAGGTGCTGGCCGGCCCGCTGGACGGCATCCGTCCCACGCGCCGCACGCAGCCCCGGCACCTGCGGCACTTCCGGATCGCGGTGCAGGTGGGTTTCGACACGATCAGCCACGCCGAAGGTCCCCGCACCATGCTCAGCCTGGTCTGCAACGACCGGCCCGGGCTGCTGGCCGACGTGGCCATGGTGCTGCGCGACCAGCACCTGCGCGTGCACGATGCGCGCATCGCGACCTTCGGCGAACGCGCCGAGGACGTTTTCCAGATCACCGACCGGCGGAATCTCCCGCTGGATGACGCTCAACGGCAGGCGCTGCACACCGCGCTGCTCGCCTGCCTGGATGGAGAAAGGCAATGACCGAGAAGAAGCCGGGTCGCAAGACCTCCCGCCGGACCGCAGCGGCCAAGGGGCCGGGCGTCGACGAACTGAAGTTCATGGTCGACAGCGCCTTCGAGCGCCGCACGATGCTCAGCGTCGACGAGATCGAGGGCTCCACGCGTCCGACCGTCGAGCGGGTGATCGCCGGGCTGGAAAAGGGTGAGTTCCGCGTCGCCGAGCCGGACGGCAAGGGCGGCTGGACCGTCAACGAATGGCTGAAGAAGGCGGTGCTGCTGTACTTCCGCGTCAACGAGATGCACCTGGTCGACGCGCGTCCGGCGCCGTTCTGGGACAAGATCCCGGCGCGCTTCGAGGGCTACAGCGAAAGCGATTTCCGCAAGCTGGGCGTGCGCGTCGTGCCGGGCGCGATCGCGCGCCGTGGCGCGCACCTGGGCAAGGACGTGGTGCTGATGCCCAGTTTCGTCAACATCGGCGCCCATGTCGGCGAGGGCACCATGGTGGATACCTGGGCCACGGTGGGGTCCTGCGCGCAGGTCGGCAAGCATTGCCACCTCAGCGGCGGCGCCGGCATCGGCGGCGTGCTCGAACCCCTGCAGGCGTCCCCGACCATCATCGAGGACCACTGCTTCATCGGCGCGCGCTCGGAAGTGGTCGAGGGTTTCGTCGTCGGCCACCACAGCGTGATCGGCATGGGCGTGTTCCTGGGCCAGAGCACGCGCGTCTACAACCGCATGACCGGTGAGATCAGCTACGGCAGCGTGCCGCCGTACAGCGTGGTCGTCTCCGGCCAGTTGCCGGCGAAGGACGGTTCCCATTCGCTGTATTGCGCGGTCATCGTCAAGCAGGTGGATGCGAAGACGCGGTCGAAGACCTCGATCAACGACCTGCTGCGCGGGCTGGCGGACTGAGGCTGGCCATGGAGAAGATCTCCTCTTCGCAGACGTTCTTCATGAAGCGGGTGTTTTCGGCGATCTGGTTCAGCTTCCTCGGCATCTTCGTCGCCACCGCGATCAAGGCAGGCGACTGGCGGGCATCGGCCGTGTTCATCATCCAGCCGCTCGTCATGGCCGTCATCGGCTACTTCATGTTCCGCCACCTCCTGTGGGGCCTTGCGGACGAGGTCCGTGACGCCGGGACGCACCTGGTGGTTCGCAAGGGTGACGTCGAGGAGCGGATCGCGCTGGCGTCCGTGATCAACGTGGATTCCTCGCGCTACGCCAACCCCAGGCGGATCACCCTGCGTTTGCGCCAGCCGGGAAAGCTCGGCGACGAGGTGGTGTTCATTCCGCGCGGCTCGTTCCAGTTCAATCCCTTTGCGCGCAATCCGGTCGCCGAGGCACTGATCGTGCGCATCGACGCGCTTCGCCAGAAGGGCTGAGACCCGATGACCACGCTCTACGGCCTCAACAACTGCGATACCTGCAAGAAGGCCCGCAAGTGGCTCGACCGCTTCGGCGTCGCCCACACCTTCATTGACTACCGCGACAACCGGCAGGCGCCGGAGACGCTGGTGGAGTGGAGGGACAAACTCGGCGGCTGGGACGCGATGATCAACAAGTCGTCCACGACCTGGCGCACGCTGCCCGACAACCGCAGGACGCCGGGCTCGGATGCCGAGTGGAAGCTTCTGCTGAAGGAGTACCCGCAGCTGATCCGCCGGCCGGTCGTGGTGACCGACGACGGCACGGTGACGCAGGGATTCAGCGACAACGGATTCAAGAAGCGGTTCGGGGTAGGCGCATGAGCACACGCTGGATGGGGCTGCTGGTGGCGAGCCTGGCCTGCTTCGTCCTGGTCGGGCTCGGGACGGCCTGGCTGCTGGTCACCTATGGGCAGGCGCTGTTCCCACCCCATCTGACCGCGGCCCCCGAACTGCTGACGGGCGCGAGCGTCGGTGGCCTCTGCGGCCTGTCCCT
This genomic interval carries:
- the dapD gene encoding 2,3,4,5-tetrahydropyridine-2,6-dicarboxylate N-succinyltransferase is translated as MPGWRKAMTEKKPGRKTSRRTAAAKGPGVDELKFMVDSAFERRTMLSVDEIEGSTRPTVERVIAGLEKGEFRVAEPDGKGGWTVNEWLKKAVLLYFRVNEMHLVDARPAPFWDKIPARFEGYSESDFRKLGVRVVPGAIARRGAHLGKDVVLMPSFVNIGAHVGEGTMVDTWATVGSCAQVGKHCHLSGGAGIGGVLEPLQASPTIIEDHCFIGARSEVVEGFVVGHHSVIGMGVFLGQSTRVYNRMTGEISYGSVPPYSVVVSGQLPAKDGSHSLYCAVIVKQVDAKTRSKTSINDLLRGLAD
- a CDS encoding Spx/MgsR family RNA polymerase-binding regulatory protein; this translates as MTTLYGLNNCDTCKKARKWLDRFGVAHTFIDYRDNRQAPETLVEWRDKLGGWDAMINKSSTTWRTLPDNRRTPGSDAEWKLLLKEYPQLIRRPVVVTDDGTVTQGFSDNGFKKRFGVGA